The Biomphalaria glabrata chromosome 15, xgBioGlab47.1, whole genome shotgun sequence region attaaaaacgcaaaatacctaggtgttaaacacaaaatacctaggtgttatatcAAATGTAAAACTGTCATGGAGtctccatattgatgaaactatcaaaaatcaaataaagcattagggtttattaaaagcaatttctataaatcaaataaggacataaaactaaaatgttatttaaccttggttaggccaataatagaatatgcatcctctgtttgggacccctcaactcaagaaaacattaagaaactggaacagacacaaaatagagcagtgagattcataacaaacgaatattcacatttgactagagtaacacctttagtaaaatcactaaatttagaaagccttcaggacagaagactcaaaattaaagtatcaattatacataaagcactgaactataatcttcgaatacaaaaacaaaatttaataaaatactctgaaagaaacaaagataaaggcacattcctcgtcccatatgctaggacaaatttgtacaaatactccttcttccctagtgctattagagcatggaatgggttgcctgagctagccaggaaaaccagtgacttggtagagtttaagtcattggttaatatacatgactaaatgcatgacgtgtagtacgtaatcatctttttttttgaagtaacgtctgtattatataagataagaagatcggCACAATTTAAGCAGAATCAAATTCTCAGCTCTTTGTCTTGTgattcattttgtacaccaatgattctCAATCAGATAGTGTCAGGTATTTGTTGAATGAAATTACTaaagtattattaaatattaatgtgtttatgtattaCAGTAATTTTGAATTAcaaatgtgtgttttatattaaAAGATGTAATATTTTAGGCCCAAGTTCAGCCCGACAGTCACACCATACACGCTCTgttatacataaattaataaacgaggtgtatgatgatttaaataaaattatgaatttaatctaatgatatatttacaaatgataatGTCATCTGATCTATGAAATGATAAGCAAATATAAGTGCATATAATATGATATGAAAAATCACCATAATTTTAGGGTTCAGTACAATTGTCCACATAAACTTTCAAGACAACAGCTGGTAATCCCCGTAGATCTAGCTTCTGGCTCAGATACTGTTCACCGACGCCGACGATTATTAGTCAAAAGGTCATAGTTCACACTGTATCACCAGGTCTGGACACAGCAACCCGCAGCCTGGAATCTGGAACCTCAGACTCGTGAAAACAAACTTGAAACGTCAGACAGACTGGATGaagacctcagtcctgtagactAAAGCTGAAATCTTAATATTGAaaactgagacttgacactgagtctaacactaaaacttgacactgagtctaacacagagacttgacactgagacttgacactgagtctaacactgagacttgacactgagtctaacactgagacttgacactgattctaacactgagacttgacactgagtctaacactcagacttgacactgagtctaacactgagtctaacactgagacttgacactgagtctaacactgagacttgacattgagtctaacactgagacttgacactgagtctaacactgagacttgacactgagtctaacactgagacttgacactgagtctaacagtgagacttgacactgagtctaacaatgagacttgacactgagtctaacactgagacttgacactgagtctaacactgagacttgacactgagacttgacactgagtctaacactgagacttgacactgagacttgacactgagtctaacactgagacttgacactgagacttgacactgagtctaacactgagacttgacactgagtctaacactgagactgacactgagtctaacactgagacttgacacaaCTTGTCTCTACAGTACAAGATGGAGAGAAGGGAACAGACGATTTATGACGAAAGTCATAACGCGCTATCACTCTACGTCACAAGAAATAATGACTAAGCAACAAGGGGAGATCATTCCCCTAGCctacacaataaaataaaaagtcacTCAGAGGACGTCATCAACTAGTGATAAACGCGGCGCTATTAATTAGATAGAGAAATAATTCCACTATACAACAAATAGATAATATGCATGaccaaatgcatgacgcgtagtacgtaatcatcttcttttttgaagttacgtctgtattatataagataagaagatcggCACAATTTAAGCAGAATCAAATTCTCAGCTCTTTGTCTTGTgattcattttgtacaccaatgattctCAATCAGATAGTTCTTTCTGCTCCATCATAAAAAAACGCTGATGTTGCAGGGAGCAAAGATTACTATTACTTACAAaaatgttcttatttaatgctAGCGAAAAgactttggctatgttttatcacactcacatctgcaatattttacgtttcaatatcactgcctggtacggcaatctgagcattaaaaaaaagtaaatttcacagattctaaatgctgctggtaaggtcattggcaaaaaataaaccccatttgggcagcaaTTTGAGGCAAACGTTTATAAagaagctaaaaagattcttgaaattaaaaaaaaatcgcccttTGGGTTaagattttgttattttattattacaaacaAGACACCGATAGGAAACACAAACAgtcacaaaaactcttttgtccgCCTGGCaattatatcattaaataaaattaaactatccGATATGaacttttcgcatgtaaattTGGAGTGattctggtgtgaatgtatattttggttttctatagttataatgttttgtttgatgtaatgcacaatttgtaagacaaatttcctaatggataataataatatattatgttagaaacgaacgagttttaattctctggcactgccaggatcaagtttcgttaaagagaaacaaaatttattgtagtcttttaacagtttccactgaggaattttctggtgatgtgccaggtctgcagcagtaccgccttctgacaggcaacgagaatctttcTAGGAATGTTAAGTGCCTTGAAGGTagctgtgaggtcagttgttattatcccctcggttgatataacaatggggaatattgttattttgggtAACTTCCATAAATGCTTAATCTCGAAGCCTAgattcccatattttctttttttttcccgtttTTCTTAAAGACAGTAGTACGGGGATGTCAATAAAGCCAAATGTTAGTGTATTAATTTTGCAAGTTGGTTATGACAAtctaggtaggcagattctgaTACGGCTGAACATCCAGCCATTATGGGTTCTATTGACTCAATTGACTcatccacattttcggcatttgacTACAatattgagtttcaggatatgcttctcgtatattttttgtcctaattactctgtcctgtattgctgtaaaagccttcagtttcagggtagagatgacctgctttgagccatgttaagaaagcagccttgtcaatgtttACCCGTCTAATAAAGCCGGTAATTTTCAGTGGAGtgttttttcccattgacgaaTTGGAGCGGGAGTTTGAGTTTGTAAAAGCTATAAGAATATTCTTAAAAAGCTCACTCTCTGGATTTGCTGAATAATTTTCCGATCCACATAAACAATGTTTTGTTGGTCAGAAACCACCGGCAGATCATTCTACGAATCGATTACACTTTCTTTGTGTGATCTTTTAAATGATGCATTATGAAGCCatataaatgtaataataataataataataatctttattatccgtaaggaaatttgtcttacaatttgtgcattacaccaaacaaaaaaacattataagaaaccaaagtgtacattcacaccagactcactcataattgacatgtgacaaagtttataccagattgttcttaattaatgatttgattgccaggggaacaaaagagtgtttgtgtctgtttgtctttgctatcggtgtcttgtatctcttttgtgatggtaaaatcacaaaatcctgacagaaaggttgattctttatttcgaggatcttgttagcttttttatagatgtttgtctcaaacaactgcccaaatggggtttgttttttgccaatgattttgccagcagcatttaggattctattaagtttatttttaatgctcagattgccataccaggcaatgatattgaaacttaaaatattgcagatgtgagcgtgataaaacatagccaaggccttttcgctaacattaaacgaggacagttttcttagtagtcgtaatctttgctgcccttttttgctgatataatcagtatttgcagtaaaatttagtttattgtctaggatagtaccaaggtatttaaaggtttgaacaatttcaatagtctctccagctacagaaacaatatcattttccttcttgtccctacgaaagtcgattatcatttctttgttttttttacatttaataataaaaaattatctttacagtattcttcaatgtgttctaattctctgaaatactcatttacgtctgatcTCTCTGAGAGCAACAACACTTTTTAGTGACGAATGTATCTACACTATGCATTGTCGATTTAATGTCAATGGTATAAATGTTGATAGCACTGTGTCCTCACTCTCCATGTAAACTATTCTGttgaaattgaaatttaaagATGTTTGTTTTTGGGAATCTTGTTTTAAGGCGTCAGACTTGACTCCATAAATGTAGAGCTCATCTCTAAAAATGACTGCTCCGTGAAGTGGCCAGTCAAAGTTCCAAAGTTTGGCCAAATATTTGAATTCTACATCGTTAGACAGTATCtcaattaaaaatagattcccATTGGCCAGTAGGAGATAAGTTGATTCGGATTCCTTAAAACTAATCATACCTATAGCAGGGCCATTTAAATCATCGAGTCTTTCCCACGTGTTTTGTGACGTGTCAAAACAACTAACAGCTGCTTTGTCCATTTCACCTGCCATGATAAAAAATACAAGGATAAATTGATCACAGTTTGTCACGTGAGATATTGACGCTGTGTAAGGTAAATTAGTCTTTCGAATAGACGTTTTGGCTGTTGGGTCCAGCTGCCAGACCTGACAGCTTGTGGATGAAAGTATATAAATGAAAGCGTCAGCCACCACAACAGATGATTCGGGTGGTACTTTAAATGAGACATTAACGTCTGACCAAGCGCCATTTGTAAGTTCGAAAATCTGTTTGGTGCTGTGAGAGGTTGATTCCGAGAAATCAGTTATGATTTGAACAGTTGCAATTGTTTCACCAAGAGCATATAGAGATTTATCAATAGCAACAAAATTAACTCTCGACTTGCTAAACAAATCCGGAAGTGGAAGCCATTGCTGTGTTGAAAACGAAAATGCTTTTATTTGTATAGTCTCTTCAGTCTGGCGTATAGCTACAGCAGAGTTAACATAGTTGCTATTACTTCTGTAGATAGCCCCACGTGGCCAATAGCCATGGTGCTTTCGTACTTGCAACTGGTAAAATAAAGCATCTATTATAATGTCTGTGGCTAGTTTGGTTTTATTTACCAGTGGGTGACTGATCAGCATTTTCAAACACTTTGGACTCAGTAAACAAGTTCTTGTATTAGACAACAGATCAGGAAGCTGTTCTACTCTCTCGTCATCATATAAATCCTTAGTTTTATTCTTGTTTGGATTTTCAGCTTCTAATGCTTCGAAACTAGTATAGTCCGTTTTGATTCTTTTCTCACCAGAACTCTGGCACATACATTCCTTGTCTGAATCTTCAGAAGTTTCATCTTGCTGGCGAGGTCTAAATTCCACCCACCTCAACAAGGCGTGCACTACATCATCTTCTGAAGTTGTTTCAAGATCTTGACTTTGAATCAATCTCAAAACGTCCGGAACTTGCATCTCCAAAAATTTGGTCGTTTGGAAGAAAGCGTTTGCGTTTTTCAGAATAAAGGGCCAAATAATGTCTATGCCTTTGTGAGAATCAAAAAACCTGCGAACAATGTAATTGTCCAGAGACAATGTTGCTAGAGCGAATTCCTCACATTCTTTAATTAGAAATGGTATCTGTAACTGATGAGCAGCTTTCCAGATGTCAAtgacattgtcatttgtcaaaaCATCATGACCAGTGTACATAGTCTCCATGATCAACTCAAAAGTTTCACTTGAGATGTCTTGTAGAGTCACACACTTTAATTCTGTTTCCTTCATCCCGGATCTAAAAATTCCTCTAAAAAACCCAGAACAAGCTGCCAAAAGAAACCTATGACACCCAAACTTTGTTGTACCGAGCGTGA contains the following coding sequences:
- the LOC106061003 gene encoding uncharacterized protein LOC106061003, which translates into the protein MKETELKCVTLQDISSETFELIMETMYTGHDVLTNDNVIDIWKAAHQLQIPFLIKECEEFALATLSLDNYIVRRFFDSHKGIDIIWPFILKNANAFFQTTKFLEMQVPDVLRLIQSQDLETTSEDDVVHALLRWVEFRPRQQDETSEDSDKECMCQSSGEKRIKTDYTSFEALEAENPNKNKTKDLYDDERVEQLPDLLSNTRTCLLSPKCLKMLISHPLVNKTKLATDIIIDALFYQLQVRKHHGYWPRGAIYRSNSNYVNSAVAIRQTEETIQIKAFSFSTQQWLPLPDLFSKSRVNFVAIDKSLYALGETIATVQIITDFSESTSHSTKQIFELTNGAWSDVNVSFKVPPESSVVVADAFIYILSSTSCQVWQLDPTAKTSIRKTNLPYTASISHVTNCDQFILVFFIMAGEMDKAAVSCFDTSQNTWERLDDLNGPAIGMISFKESESTYLLLANGNLFLIEILSNDVEFKYLAKLWNFDWPLHGAVIFRDELYIYGVKSDALKQDSQKQTSLNFNFNRIVYMESEDTVLSTFIPLTLNRQCIV